The Enterococcus rotai genome includes a window with the following:
- a CDS encoding S-ribosylhomocysteine lyase, with protein MARVESFELDHNTVKAPYVRLAGTEKNGEALIEKYDLRFLQPNEDELPTAAVHTLEHLLAVNLRDHLEGIIDISPMGCRTGFYMIMWNEHSPKEIRDALVTVLNFIAETDFVPAVSAKECGNYKDHSLFSAQEYAKIVLEKGISLDPFERIL; from the coding sequence ATGGCACGTGTTGAAAGTTTTGAATTAGATCACAACACCGTTAAAGCGCCTTATGTTCGTTTAGCGGGTACTGAAAAAAATGGTGAAGCGTTGATCGAAAAATACGATCTACGTTTCTTACAACCAAATGAAGATGAATTACCAACAGCTGCGGTTCATACATTAGAACATTTGTTAGCAGTGAACTTACGCGATCACTTAGAGGGCATCATCGATATCTCACCAATGGGTTGTCGTACTGGTTTTTATATGATTATGTGGAATGAGCATTCGCCAAAAGAAATCCGCGATGCTTTAGTAACAGTCTTGAATTTTATTGCTGAAACTGATTTTGTTCCTGCAGTTTCTGCTAAAGAATGCGGAAATTATAAAGACCACTCTTTATTTTCTGCACAAGAATATGCGAAAATTGTTTTAGAAAAAGGGATTAGCTTAGATCCGTTTGAACGAATCTTATAA
- a CDS encoding alpha-keto acid decarboxylase family protein yields MYTVADYLLDRLKELGIDEIFGVPGDYNLQFLDHVTAREDLEWIGNANELNAAYMADGYARTKGISAFVTTFGVGELSAVNGLAGSFAENVPVIEIVGSPTTAVQASKKLVHHTLGDGDFLRFEKMHEEVTAGIAHLTANNALTEIDRVLLIAITEKRPVYINLPIDIATITVSKPQSKLNSQAEQLTAVEAAILTKVEQALQQAQCPVVIAGHEILSYHIEQQLDAFIQKFNLPITTLPLGKSAFNEDDAHYLGTYTGSTTDEPLKSRVDTADLVLLLGVKLTDSATSGFSFGFTDQQVISIGSTEVLFYGEQQEKVQLDRFVSALATLSFSRFTGEIIPVKRTENLVITDENLTQKQFWKMVEEFLISGDTIIGEQGTSFFGLTNVPLKKAVNFIGQPLWGSIGYTFPSALGSQLANKASRHLLFIGDGSLQLTVQELGTAIREKLAPIVFVINNNGYTVEREIHGATEQYNDIPMWDYQKLPFVFGGTEQTVATYKVFTELELDEVMKTARNDTERMQWIEVVMDQEDAPELLKKLGKIFAKQNA; encoded by the coding sequence ATGTACACTGTAGCGGATTATTTATTAGATCGTTTAAAAGAATTAGGGATAGATGAAATATTCGGTGTTCCTGGCGATTATAACTTACAATTTTTAGACCATGTCACTGCCAGAGAAGATCTTGAATGGATCGGAAATGCGAATGAATTAAATGCCGCATATATGGCTGATGGCTACGCCCGCACTAAAGGGATTTCTGCATTTGTGACAACTTTTGGTGTTGGAGAATTAAGTGCTGTCAATGGTTTGGCGGGGAGTTTTGCTGAAAATGTGCCTGTTATCGAAATTGTCGGCTCACCTACAACAGCTGTTCAAGCAAGTAAAAAACTTGTTCATCATACTTTAGGTGATGGTGATTTTCTCCGTTTTGAAAAAATGCATGAAGAAGTAACCGCAGGCATCGCTCATTTAACGGCAAACAATGCCTTAACTGAGATCGATCGCGTTTTACTGATTGCGATAACTGAAAAACGGCCAGTTTATATTAATTTACCGATCGATATTGCGACAATCACAGTCAGCAAACCTCAAAGTAAGTTAAACTCGCAAGCAGAACAATTAACAGCTGTTGAAGCTGCCATTTTAACCAAAGTGGAACAGGCCTTACAACAAGCTCAATGTCCGGTTGTCATCGCAGGGCATGAGATTTTAAGCTACCATATAGAACAGCAATTAGATGCCTTTATTCAAAAATTTAACTTACCGATTACGACGCTACCACTGGGAAAAAGTGCTTTTAATGAGGATGATGCCCATTATTTAGGCACATACACTGGTTCAACAACAGATGAGCCCCTTAAGAGCCGTGTTGATACGGCTGATTTAGTGTTACTTTTAGGCGTAAAATTGACTGATTCCGCAACTTCAGGCTTTAGTTTTGGCTTTACCGATCAACAAGTTATCTCAATTGGTAGTACCGAAGTCTTATTTTACGGAGAGCAACAAGAAAAAGTTCAGCTAGACCGTTTTGTTTCTGCTTTAGCCACACTCTCTTTCTCCAGATTTACAGGAGAAATAATTCCAGTAAAACGAACCGAAAACCTAGTCATAACCGACGAAAACTTAACACAAAAACAGTTCTGGAAAATGGTGGAAGAGTTTTTGATTTCTGGTGATACGATCATTGGCGAACAGGGAACTTCTTTCTTTGGTTTAACAAATGTGCCGCTAAAAAAAGCCGTAAATTTTATTGGTCAACCTTTATGGGGCTCGATTGGCTATACCTTCCCCTCTGCTTTAGGGAGTCAACTTGCAAATAAAGCCAGTCGCCATCTATTATTTATCGGCGACGGTTCATTGCAATTAACCGTTCAAGAACTAGGAACTGCTATCAGAGAGAAACTTGCACCGATTGTCTTTGTAATCAATAACAACGGCTATACTGTTGAACGGGAAATCCATGGTGCCACAGAACAATACAATGATATTCCAATGTGGGATTATCAAAAACTACCTTTCGTCTTTGGCGGAACCGAACAAACTGTTGCAACGTACAAAGTTTTCACTGAACTTGAACTTGATGAAGTTATGAAGACCGCTCGAAACGATACAGAAAGAATGCAATGGATCGAAGTAGTGATGGACCAAGAGGATGCACCTGAGTTATTAAAAAAATTAGGAAAGATCTTTGCCAAGCAAAATGCTTAA
- a CDS encoding aspartate-semialdehyde dehydrogenase produces the protein MKKKYNVAVVGATGAVGTKMIEMLEETSLPLNQVKLLASKRSAGKEVTFKGETLVIEELVPDSFAGVDLALFSAGGSISKQYAPEAVKRGAVVVDNTSHYRMDPEVPLVVPEVNPHALKRHKGIIANPNCSTIQMMVALEPIRQAYGLDRLIVSTYQAVSGAGIHAMEELKSQALAYIDGTPAEQLTAEILPSGGDKKHYPIAFNALPQIDVFAEADYTYEEWKMINETKKIMEDDSIKVVATCVRIPVLSGHSESIYIEVKEAGSDVSKIKELIANAPGAVLQDDPSQQLYPQALTSIDRKETFVGRIRQDIDIDKGYHMWVVSDNLLKGAAWNSVQIAETLHEMDLVRV, from the coding sequence ATGAAAAAAAAGTATAATGTTGCCGTGGTAGGCGCAACTGGTGCAGTAGGCACTAAAATGATCGAAATGTTGGAAGAAACCTCATTACCATTGAATCAGGTGAAACTTTTGGCTTCAAAACGTTCTGCGGGAAAAGAAGTAACGTTTAAGGGCGAGACCCTTGTAATCGAAGAGTTAGTACCTGACTCATTTGCAGGTGTGGATCTTGCTTTATTTAGTGCAGGTGGCAGTATTTCAAAACAATATGCGCCAGAAGCGGTTAAACGGGGAGCCGTTGTTGTCGATAATACAAGTCATTACAGAATGGACCCGGAAGTTCCTTTAGTGGTACCAGAAGTCAATCCACATGCGCTAAAGCGTCACAAAGGAATTATCGCTAACCCAAATTGCTCGACGATCCAGATGATGGTGGCGCTTGAACCAATTCGTCAAGCCTATGGATTAGACCGTTTGATTGTTTCGACTTATCAAGCAGTTAGTGGAGCAGGTATCCATGCAATGGAAGAGCTAAAATCACAAGCGCTAGCCTATATCGATGGTACACCAGCTGAACAATTAACGGCTGAGATATTACCTAGCGGTGGTGACAAGAAGCATTATCCAATCGCATTCAATGCCTTACCTCAGATAGATGTCTTTGCAGAGGCTGATTACACGTATGAAGAGTGGAAAATGATCAATGAAACGAAAAAAATCATGGAAGACGATAGTATTAAGGTCGTTGCGACTTGTGTACGGATTCCTGTTTTATCAGGTCATTCTGAATCAATCTATATTGAAGTCAAAGAAGCTGGCTCTGATGTGAGCAAAATCAAAGAATTGATTGCCAATGCGCCAGGAGCTGTTTTACAAGATGATCCAAGTCAACAGCTCTATCCGCAAGCCTTAACAAGTATCGATCGGAAAGAAACCTTTGTAGGCCGAATTCGTCAAGATATTGATATCGATAAAGGCTATCATATGTGGGTCGTTTCAGATAACTTGTTAAAAGGTGCGGCTTGGAATTCAGTTCAAATTGCTGAGACTTTGCATGAGATGGATTTGGTGAGAGTATAA
- the dapA gene encoding 4-hydroxy-tetrahydrodipicolinate synthase: MNLENATIITAMVTPFDESGAIDFAKLPQLVDHLLDHHTEGIILAGTTGESPTLTHDEEIELFNEVIRLVDGRVPIICGVGTNDTRDSVEFVQEISAIRGIDAGLAVVPYYNKPNQEGLYQHFKAIAEASDLPIILYNVPGRTVASLDVATTLRLAELDNIIAIKECFGLDALTELVEKAPKDFLVYTGEDSLAFSIKAIGGQGVISVASHVFGTEMYDMFQALDHGEIKQAASIQRQLLPKMNALFSVPSPAPVKAVLNQMGISVGDLRLPLVPCTSEEKAKILSILDL, encoded by the coding sequence ATGAATTTAGAAAATGCAACGATAATTACAGCAATGGTCACCCCTTTTGATGAAAGCGGCGCAATCGATTTTGCAAAGCTGCCTCAATTAGTAGACCATTTGCTTGATCATCATACAGAAGGAATTATTTTAGCTGGCACGACCGGAGAGTCACCAACGTTAACGCATGATGAAGAGATTGAGTTATTCAATGAAGTGATTCGTTTGGTTGATGGACGAGTGCCGATCATCTGTGGTGTGGGAACCAATGATACTCGAGATTCTGTTGAATTTGTGCAGGAAATCTCTGCAATTAGAGGAATCGATGCTGGCTTGGCGGTTGTTCCTTATTATAATAAACCGAATCAAGAAGGTTTGTATCAACATTTTAAAGCGATCGCTGAAGCAAGTGATTTGCCGATCATATTGTATAACGTTCCGGGAAGAACGGTGGCAAGTCTTGATGTAGCGACAACTTTACGCTTAGCTGAATTGGATAATATCATTGCAATCAAAGAATGTTTTGGTTTAGATGCGTTAACTGAGTTGGTAGAAAAGGCGCCAAAAGACTTTTTAGTGTATACTGGAGAAGACTCCTTAGCTTTTTCAATAAAAGCAATAGGCGGACAAGGGGTAATTTCAGTAGCTAGCCATGTGTTCGGCACTGAAATGTACGATATGTTCCAAGCGCTAGATCACGGAGAAATCAAACAAGCTGCAAGCATTCAGCGTCAGTTACTACCTAAAATGAATGCCTTGTTCTCAGTACCGTCTCCAGCTCCTGTAAAAGCAGTGTTGAACCAAATGGGGATTTCCGTTGGTGATTTACGTTTACCTCTTGTACCATGTACTTCTGAAGAAAAGGCGAAAATTTTAAGCATACTGGATCTTTGA
- a CDS encoding ribonuclease J, translated as MSTIKIVPLGGVRENGKNMYIAEVEDEIFVLDCGLKYPENELLGIDVVIPDFTYLVENIDRVAGIFLTHGHADAIGALPYLLSKVHVPVFGTALTIELAKLNVGDHADSKDFNDFHVVDAHTEIDFEHATISFFRTTHTIPDSIGINLKTKEGNIVYTGDFKFDQSAIPMYETDFGRLAEIGREGVLALLSDSSNAENAAQVVSELQIADEVFDTIRYWEGRIIVACVASNLQRVQQVLDAAHRSNRKIVLTGQDFQRIINTAIKLDKLKLPSEELIINVKDMKKYQADQLVILETGTMGEPIKSLQKMANGTHRVIKIKEGDLVYITTTPTTAMETAVAKTEDIVYRAGGVVKQISDNMRVSGHASPNDLQLMLNLMKPKYFVPIQGEYRQLAAHADLAHELGIPYKNIFITGRGDILEYSKQKMNVAGSTTADNIMIDGIGVGDIGNIVLRDRRILSEDGIFVAVVTINRREKRIVSPAKITSRGFVYVKTSKDLMKESSSIVTEIVEKHLESSDFEWSKLKQDIREQLSRYLFEQTKRRPVILPVIMEATQRKGRKAAN; from the coding sequence GTGAGTACAATAAAAATCGTTCCCTTAGGCGGCGTTCGTGAAAATGGTAAAAATATGTACATCGCAGAAGTGGAAGATGAAATTTTTGTACTGGATTGTGGATTAAAATATCCAGAAAATGAGCTATTAGGGATTGATGTGGTAATTCCCGATTTTACGTATTTGGTGGAAAATATTGACCGTGTTGCAGGGATTTTCTTAACACATGGTCATGCCGACGCAATCGGAGCATTACCGTATCTTTTATCGAAAGTTCATGTACCAGTATTTGGTACGGCATTAACGATCGAGTTAGCAAAATTAAACGTAGGAGATCATGCAGATTCAAAAGATTTTAATGATTTCCACGTAGTCGATGCTCATACAGAAATCGACTTTGAACATGCTACGATCAGTTTTTTCCGCACAACACACACGATTCCGGATTCAATCGGAATCAATTTAAAGACCAAAGAAGGCAATATTGTTTATACAGGGGATTTCAAGTTTGATCAAAGTGCGATCCCGATGTATGAAACGGATTTTGGTCGCCTGGCAGAAATTGGCAGAGAAGGGGTTTTAGCATTACTAAGTGACTCATCTAATGCTGAAAATGCGGCTCAAGTTGTTTCTGAATTACAGATTGCAGACGAAGTCTTCGATACGATTCGTTACTGGGAAGGTCGTATCATTGTAGCTTGTGTAGCAAGCAATCTTCAACGTGTGCAACAAGTTTTAGATGCAGCACATCGTTCTAATCGTAAAATTGTTTTAACAGGTCAAGACTTCCAGCGTATTATTAATACAGCAATCAAATTGGATAAACTAAAATTACCAAGTGAAGAGTTGATTATTAATGTAAAAGATATGAAAAAATATCAAGCAGATCAGCTAGTGATTTTAGAAACTGGAACAATGGGCGAACCAATCAAGTCACTACAAAAAATGGCAAATGGAACACATCGCGTGATCAAAATCAAAGAAGGCGATTTGGTGTACATTACAACAACGCCGACCACTGCGATGGAAACAGCTGTTGCTAAGACAGAAGATATCGTTTACCGTGCAGGTGGTGTAGTGAAACAGATTTCTGATAATATGCGTGTTTCAGGTCATGCAAGTCCCAATGACTTACAGCTGATGTTGAATTTGATGAAACCTAAATATTTTGTTCCAATTCAAGGTGAGTATCGTCAATTAGCTGCTCATGCCGATTTAGCCCATGAGCTAGGTATCCCATACAAAAACATTTTTATTACTGGACGAGGAGATATTCTTGAATACAGTAAACAAAAAATGAATGTTGCTGGGAGTACAACGGCTGATAATATCATGATTGATGGTATTGGTGTGGGGGATATAGGAAATATTGTCCTTCGTGATCGTAGAATCTTATCTGAAGATGGTATTTTTGTAGCAGTTGTTACGATCAATCGTCGTGAAAAACGCATTGTTTCACCTGCTAAAATCACTTCAAGAGGCTTTGTTTATGTTAAAACAAGCAAGGACTTGATGAAAGAAAGCAGCAGTATTGTAACGGAAATCGTTGAAAAACATCTTGAAAGTAGCGATTTTGAATGGAGCAAATTAAAACAAGATATCCGCGAGCAATTGAGCCGTTACTTGTTTGAACAAACAAAACGGCGTCCTGTGATCCTTCCAGTGATTATGGAAGCAACACAACGCAAAGGACGTAAAGCAGCAAATTAG
- a CDS encoding AI-2E family transporter — MEKKQETRWIKFLGGKNLLFTLVALLLLGAVIFIFHQVGFIFGPIGVIFKTIIGPTILALILYYLFNPVVNWLEKHKVKRVYGVSAIFVVLITLIVVGIILVVPILQKQVDGLVESFPQYMNDLNKMVTDFFHNSALEKPLANALDGIQKWFDNVSDGIGSYFSKAVEGASTVFSTLTGFALVMVTAPIITFFLLKDDQKFFSFVLKILPPRFRNDAKEIGATMSSQVGAYLKGQILVSISIGILTFIGFWLIKVPYSGTLSIIVGVTAVIPYIGPVIAFIPAAIVALMVSFGMFIKMTVVWMIVQMLNGHLISPQVMGKKLVVHPLTIVIVLLVMGDLLGMFGLIFGIPIYAIAKVLVTYIFRKFKQRYNQFYGDSGEYEDTEFSKEEYLDE, encoded by the coding sequence ATGGAGAAGAAACAAGAAACACGTTGGATCAAATTTCTTGGTGGTAAAAATTTATTATTCACGTTAGTTGCCTTGTTATTACTTGGTGCAGTGATTTTTATTTTTCATCAAGTTGGTTTTATTTTCGGACCGATCGGTGTGATATTTAAAACGATTATTGGTCCAACAATTTTAGCATTGATTTTATATTATTTATTTAATCCAGTGGTCAATTGGCTGGAAAAACATAAAGTAAAACGTGTTTATGGCGTTTCGGCTATCTTTGTTGTATTGATCACGTTGATCGTTGTGGGAATCATTCTGGTTGTTCCGATTTTGCAAAAACAAGTTGATGGATTAGTAGAAAGTTTTCCGCAGTATATGAACGATCTAAACAAGATGGTCACAGATTTTTTCCATAACTCTGCATTAGAAAAACCGTTAGCCAATGCGTTAGATGGTATTCAAAAATGGTTCGATAATGTCTCAGATGGAATTGGTAGTTACTTTAGTAAGGCAGTGGAAGGTGCATCTACCGTATTTTCTACGTTAACAGGTTTTGCTTTAGTGATGGTGACCGCACCGATCATTACTTTTTTCTTGTTAAAAGATGATCAAAAATTTTTCAGCTTTGTTCTGAAGATTCTACCGCCTCGTTTTAGAAATGATGCCAAAGAAATCGGCGCAACCATGAGCAGTCAGGTTGGAGCCTATTTAAAAGGTCAGATTCTCGTTTCAATTTCGATTGGTATTTTAACGTTTATCGGTTTCTGGCTGATCAAGGTTCCATATTCTGGGACATTGTCGATCATTGTTGGTGTGACAGCTGTGATTCCCTACATTGGACCAGTAATTGCCTTTATTCCAGCGGCAATCGTTGCTTTGATGGTTTCTTTTGGGATGTTTATCAAAATGACGGTCGTCTGGATGATTGTTCAAATGTTGAACGGTCATTTGATATCACCTCAAGTGATGGGGAAAAAACTAGTTGTTCATCCATTAACGATCGTGATCGTATTATTAGTAATGGGAGATTTATTAGGGATGTTCGGCCTTATTTTTGGTATTCCAATTTATGCGATCGCTAAAGTGTTGGTTACTTATATATTTCGTAAATTCAAGCAACGCTATAATCAATTTTATGGCGATAGCGGTGAATATGAAGATACTGAATTTTCAAAAGAAGAATATCTTGATGAATAG
- the amaP gene encoding alkaline shock response membrane anchor protein AmaP, producing the protein MKRLLKLIFMLVIALLFIGTLGVLSQLIDIPWLTDQVDSLLYSYPGGRSLFEGILLILGGLLLLSLIIVLSVSGRRKHLVVKSGKDRIDIPKSTVIQIVEDTYSTIIHPDKTKLTVKIKGKQKVAVNVRVDVRSKERSRPLAEEIKEQLQQSLSVALESIDSRVTVQLREKDPIETGAFSKKQSRVI; encoded by the coding sequence ATGAAACGATTACTGAAACTTATTTTTATGCTGGTCATCGCGCTATTGTTTATTGGAACATTAGGGGTACTCAGTCAGCTGATCGATATTCCTTGGTTGACCGATCAAGTAGACTCACTTTTATACAGCTATCCTGGGGGAAGATCTCTTTTTGAAGGTATTTTACTCATTTTAGGGGGACTTTTGCTTCTTAGTCTGATCATTGTTCTTTCCGTATCAGGACGAAGAAAGCATTTAGTAGTGAAATCTGGTAAAGATCGAATCGACATCCCGAAAAGTACAGTAATCCAAATCGTAGAAGATACCTATAGTACGATTATTCACCCAGATAAAACGAAGTTGACTGTTAAAATCAAAGGCAAACAAAAAGTTGCTGTCAACGTCAGAGTCGATGTTAGAAGCAAAGAACGCTCTCGTCCGTTGGCAGAAGAAATCAAGGAACAATTACAACAATCATTGTCAGTTGCACTGGAATCGATTGATAGCCGAGTAACTGTTCAATTAAGAGAAAAAGATCCAATAGAAACAGGGGCATTCAGTAAAAAACAATCACGGGTGATTTAG
- a CDS encoding DUF2273 domain-containing protein — MDQEKKDYWMNELKPYRFRIIWTTVFFLLALLLLWIGFGKTLVLLIFAAIGYIIGKMRDEDLDIYSLIDSVRSILGI; from the coding sequence ATGGATCAAGAGAAAAAAGATTATTGGATGAACGAGCTGAAACCCTATCGTTTTCGGATAATTTGGACGACGGTATTTTTCTTACTCGCATTGCTTTTGCTGTGGATCGGTTTTGGTAAGACACTTGTCTTGTTGATTTTTGCAGCAATCGGCTATATTATCGGAAAAATGCGGGATGAAGATTTAGATATTTATTCCTTGATAGACTCAGTCAGGTCTATACTCGGAATTTAA
- a CDS encoding Asp23/Gls24 family envelope stress response protein, translating to MTEAGQNNSSALKTKLTFDDVVIKKIVGVVISDSDGILGLSGNLFTDFADRFRDNEDVTKGIGVEVGTKQVAVDVSVICKYDVAISDVFDVTVGKVKEAIKHMTGLELVEFNMNVDDVMTKEQYLEKYRGKDSEENKEDN from the coding sequence ATGACAGAAGCAGGACAAAATAATTCAAGTGCTTTAAAAACAAAGTTGACATTTGATGATGTAGTCATCAAAAAAATCGTAGGTGTTGTAATATCTGATAGTGATGGTATTTTAGGCTTGAGCGGTAATCTTTTTACTGATTTTGCTGATCGTTTTAGAGACAACGAAGATGTGACGAAAGGGATCGGTGTTGAAGTTGGTACCAAACAAGTGGCTGTTGACGTATCCGTGATCTGTAAGTATGATGTAGCGATCTCAGACGTTTTTGATGTTACCGTTGGAAAAGTTAAAGAAGCGATCAAACATATGACGGGCTTAGAGCTAGTAGAATTTAACATGAATGTCGATGACGTTATGACAAAAGAGCAATATTTAGAAAAATATCGTGGTAAAGATAGCGAAGAAAATAAGGAAGACAACTAG
- a CDS encoding methylated-DNA--[protein]-cysteine S-methyltransferase, which yields MKLNVPFGSIWLDADHEGLTTISFSELKQHQTNQITEHAAKELTEYFAGQRTCFTVPLSIQGGTKFQRNVWKALYQIPYGETRSYLDIAQAVDSPKAVRAIGQANSKNPIPIIVPCHRVIGKNGKLTGYSGSSEQAGLDIKRFLLHVENVSI from the coding sequence ATGAAACTTAATGTCCCTTTTGGCTCTATTTGGTTAGATGCCGATCATGAAGGTCTAACTACTATCTCTTTTTCTGAACTAAAACAGCATCAAACAAATCAAATTACAGAACACGCTGCTAAAGAACTGACAGAATATTTTGCTGGTCAACGCACGTGTTTTACTGTCCCTTTATCTATTCAAGGTGGCACTAAATTTCAGAGAAATGTTTGGAAAGCTCTTTATCAAATCCCTTACGGTGAGACTCGTAGCTATTTAGATATTGCTCAAGCTGTTGATTCGCCAAAAGCTGTTCGAGCAATTGGTCAGGCAAATAGTAAAAATCCGATTCCGATCATCGTTCCTTGTCATCGAGTAATCGGTAAGAACGGAAAATTGACTGGTTATTCAGGTAGTTCTGAACAAGCTGGGCTCGATATCAAGCGTTTTTTACTCCATGTAGAAAATGTTTCTATTTAA
- a CDS encoding bifunctional metallophosphatase/5'-nucleotidase: MEEIVIFHTNDLHSHLENWPKIRRYLRTQKAQYELAGKAVLTVDLGDFVDRWHPLTEATDGQANVELMNEIGYDAATIGNNEGVGNSKEQLNHLYDHRNFDVLLGNLFDLKTGQAPDWASPYKIIETKCHTKIGLIALTAPFPLTYRPNGWDIRSTKETLPVLIRDVQPQCDVLVLMSHLGIDEDIKIANQFPEVNVLLGSHTHHLFKQGEKINHTQLSAAGKFGYYIGEVHLSIENGRIIHSEAKAIPTSDLPLVSEDQRESDDYLALGHQLLKAKKIAEINQPLLVNLNAEQPLMVTTLKAIKEKGQTEAAILNNGLFLSDIPKGIVDADQLHESLPHPMHLIRVTLSGTELLRMIREMEKNRNYLRKFPITGMGFRGKVFGELYYDGITYEVQKQQVLWQNRPIEPLGEYTFTTVDHFMFIPFFPTIELAGKVEFIFPEFLRTVLGNYLKTHYPIQ; this comes from the coding sequence ATGGAAGAAATCGTCATCTTTCACACGAATGATTTACATTCACACCTAGAAAATTGGCCTAAAATCAGAAGATATTTACGCACTCAAAAAGCACAATATGAGTTAGCAGGTAAAGCAGTTCTGACCGTGGATTTAGGCGATTTTGTCGATCGTTGGCATCCATTGACAGAAGCTACTGATGGTCAAGCAAATGTAGAATTGATGAATGAGATCGGTTATGATGCCGCTACAATCGGCAATAATGAAGGAGTAGGGAATTCTAAAGAGCAGCTGAATCATTTATATGATCATCGCAATTTTGATGTATTATTAGGAAACTTGTTCGATTTAAAAACCGGTCAAGCACCTGACTGGGCAAGCCCTTATAAAATTATAGAAACTAAGTGTCATACAAAGATTGGTTTGATTGCTTTAACAGCGCCATTTCCTTTAACGTATCGACCAAATGGCTGGGATATTCGATCTACGAAAGAGACCTTACCAGTATTGATCAGAGATGTTCAGCCCCAATGTGACGTACTTGTTTTAATGAGTCACTTGGGGATTGATGAAGATATTAAAATCGCCAATCAATTTCCCGAAGTCAATGTATTACTAGGTTCACATACGCATCATTTATTTAAACAAGGGGAAAAAATCAATCATACACAACTTTCTGCTGCTGGTAAATTTGGCTATTATATTGGCGAGGTTCATTTAAGCATTGAAAATGGTAGGATCATTCATAGTGAAGCCAAAGCGATCCCAACTAGTGATTTGCCGCTAGTATCAGAAGACCAACGAGAAAGTGATGACTATTTGGCGTTAGGTCATCAGTTGTTGAAAGCCAAAAAAATTGCTGAAATAAATCAACCATTGCTGGTTAATTTAAATGCTGAACAACCGTTGATGGTAACGACCTTAAAAGCGATAAAAGAAAAAGGCCAGACAGAAGCTGCAATTTTAAACAATGGCCTATTTTTATCTGATATTCCAAAAGGAATCGTGGACGCAGACCAACTTCATGAAAGTCTGCCTCATCCAATGCATTTGATTCGGGTGACTTTATCTGGGACAGAATTACTTCGAATGATCCGAGAGATGGAAAAAAATCGCAATTATCTAAGAAAGTTTCCGATTACTGGAATGGGTTTTCGAGGTAAAGTTTTTGGAGAGCTTTACTATGATGGCATAACGTATGAGGTGCAAAAGCAACAAGTGCTGTGGCAAAATCGACCAATCGAGCCGCTGGGTGAATACACCTTCACAACTGTCGATCACTTCATGTTTATTCCGTTTTTCCCAACGATCGAGCTTGCAGGTAAGGTGGAGTTTATTTTCCCAGAATTCCTCCGAACAGTTTTAGGAAACTACTTGAAGACGCACTACCCAATCCAATAA